Within Malus domestica chromosome 04, GDT2T_hap1, the genomic segment acggaaaattcctgaaatgaaagagacaagaacaacgtgcacaaacaaatatttgtatttgatgattttggtgtTAATGGATTTGTTGGGTTACGATCTCTTTTaacttgatcctctgattcgatctccgtaagataTGTATTTGtagatgtgcgattgatccaaagggctgttgggcttgatctaaggatgaacgttcttcaagggccgtgggcttgatcttgaaggtggatttgagcggatcttcaaggagccgttggggcttgatcttgaggatgagtgtttcctcaagggccgttgaggcttgatcttgaataacggtgatgagtggatcttcaagggcttttgggcttgatcttgaataacagtgatgaacggatctttcaagaggcttttgggcttgatcttgacgaacagtgatgaacggatcttcaagggcttttgggcttgatcctgaagaacggtggcttgttgatccaagggccgtcggggcttgatcttggaaagtggatttgagcggatcctcaaggagccgttggggcttgatcttgaggatgagtgtttcttcaagggccgttgaggcttgatcttgaatgacggtgatgaacggatcttcaagggcttttgggcttgatcttgaaaaacagtgatgaacggatcttcaagggcttttaggcttgatcttgaagaacggttggatgtatggatttgtcgacgtttgttgatccaaagggctgttggggcttgatcttaggatgaacggatgatgaacgattgtgctttcttcaagggtcgtcggggcttgatcttgaattggtggaagttcttcaagggcctttggggcttgatcttgaatgggtggattgttgatccaagggccgtcgggacttgatcttagaagaacgatgaacgaagaacgaagaacactttcttcaagggccgtcggggcttgatcttgaattggtggatgattgttgatccaaagggccgtttgggcttgatcttaggatgaacgatgaacgaagaacgaagaacgaagagagctttcttgattcttcgggaacctggatgcttgagagcttcggagtttcagagcttcagagcttcaagaattttgcctaatgattttggttccttctaaatgaatgaaattggcttctatttatagaattttccaaggcctaattttgaatataatattccagatgaaataagtcgtttctgccaggtgttgacacgtgtcctgtttgatgacttttccaacttattttgattttttgtttagacacacgctacgtgtaaaatttatgtaatacatgagcgttgaaactttgatttatcggtcaacatttatttaccgaaatttcgatgtctacaaatgcccccacttcaagacgcgttgtatacatgtgcttgtcgcgtgtaggagatgcgttttgaagtcccttactgtagatgtcgatccaagggccgtcgaggcttgatcttgaattgggctggagatttcttcaaaggccgttgaggcttgatcttgaattgggcttgagatttcttcaagggccattgaggcttgttcttgaacttttgtttgaaatttcttcaatggccgttgaagcttgttcttgaacttttgtttgaaatttcttcaagggccgtcgaggcttgatcttaaaggttgaaattagaccacaaggagcttcatgtggtagatgatctttggctttggtagtggatgaatcggcacgtatttgtttttttgcgctttgttaactttccacagctttgatcttgaactgggttggagaattttctggattcctccaattgttgattttccacagcttattcttgaactaggttttgattcaagggtggtagacacttgatcttgaatcggacttgtgatttcctcgagggccgtcgaggcttgatcttgaatttggctggaagcttcttcaagagccgttgaggcttgattcttgaaggttgactcgaacacatggcaagcatgcacgaggtgaaggtgacgacttgttgctttgttcaatctttctaattcacacctgagcaatttggtcaacggtatgatcttcaagattgatgggctcttcttccagttagTGAcctgatctttaaggattcgattcaagggtggtgaaacggcacatgcatcccacaacgcctagcaagtcgacccaagaatttgagggtcaaaacgagtcatccacccagagtgattgcaaacctgatgatatgagatacttttgactttgaagaagtagcggatgaatcggcacgtgctttgttgtgcttgtctccacatgcttcaatgtatcattttcccttgtcttatctattcttctggcagaatgtagcatcttctcgagttcttcagctcagattccttctgctgagctgactgtgcaggctgcattcttctctgcttgtttcttcaggcagatgtggcagcttcttgagttcctcagctcggactccttctgctgagctgactgtgaagactgcattcttctctgcttgtttcttctgcacgttgtctccacatgctgcaaggtatcattttcacttgccttatctgttctccaggcaaatgtggcatccgagtttgagtggaggttccggcatattgttttctttatccttgtctttgtaggtaagaacaaggacaaaggaaaggacagggagaacgcatgatatgagatactcttgctttctaccttggtgatatgagatacttttgctttggtgtcatttgtttgcagaggtaccccaaggaataagaaacactgagtgactcaaaaggcttcgttgggaaggcattctcggagatgaagaaaggttctcggagatgaagaaaggttatgtatgtctgccttgctatggagggtgaaggtggacagttataggaaattctttagtacctgtagaggtactattcttttactcgtgtcggcaaccaatgcgtgattgatcagtatggcttcacgtgctttcttctttatcagaaatctttgacaaattgtccgtaattttcgtcaagctgagtgtgcatgtgacaggtgttgacgaggctgaaaaagactggcgcctcttcgatatctgggatcggcgcttcgacaaattgcccgtgatttccgcaaagctgagtttgcgcgtgacgggtgctgacgaggttgaaaaagactggcgcctcttcgatatttgggattggcgctttaacaaattgcccgtgatttccgcaaagctgagtttgcgcgtgacgggtgctaacgcgtctggaaaagcaagatgcttcttcgatttctgagcttgcctcctcgattttttgaattggcctcttcgaattctgagctcgcttattcaatctctgaaatcccgtcgagtgttgatttttatagaggcacgcagttcgtttcaaagcacacttgaaattttttttttttgcttgtagAAAACTCTCTTcgtgcacttctaagatcttgattttgtCCGACTTcttatttcttcaacacctttgaaaatgtctggaccctccgaccgtcgttttgatttgaaccttggtaaagaggcagccccgtcttctccagataacatatggcgcccatccttcatatcccctactggttctcttaccgttggggattcgatgatgaagaatgatatgaccgctgcggtggtggcccgaaaccttgtcactcccagagataatagactactttccaaacggtccgatgagttggctgttaaggattctctggctctcagtgtgcagtgtgcaggttctgtgtctaatatggcccaacgcctatttgctcgaacccgtcaagttgaatcattggcggctgaaatgatgagtctcaaacaggagattagagggctcaagcaggataataaacagttgcataagctcgcacataactatgcgacaaacatgaagaggcagattgaccagatgcaggaatctgatggtcagattttacttgatcatcagaggtttgtgggtttgttccagcagcatttgccttcgtcttctggggctgtaccgtgtaatgaagctccaaatgatcaacctttggctcctcttcttcctggagttccaccgagtggtgtggcttcaaacagtcaacctccggcgcctctcttttctggagctctgccgagtggtgaggcggcacctgatcgtccttgaagatcctctcttgtaaatttgatttgattttttttttaagtatgtataatgcaaatttatgtaaaatttctagaaaaaataaataaaaacggactttatttctctcaatgcatttgttttttttttttttttttttttttttgctgtaaacatacatatattatgcacacacacatacatacatacatattaatttttcacatggactgatccaccattccaaaaccttttctttttttttttttgcatggtgctagccaccaaggatccactttcttcttttttttattttttattttatttatttatttttttttttttccttcttttccgcTTTCGGTGCCGGGTGCACcaccattcattttttttattttattttatttttctttgttgtcgGTGCCTGGTGCACCATGTCTcttattttccctttttctttatattgtaatttttatatgcacacatacatacgtacgtacatatatatatagggtgcGGGATAGGAGtttagaggaggaagaaggagaagcacggaggaggaagaaggaggagcaaAACGCAGCGTAGTGCGTTCTTCCAATGCATTAATGGAGTACTAAGCTTCATCCGTACAAATCCATCACAAAACGTCGAGGGCTGGGCGATGAGTAGAGGGCAGATCATGGAGGAGATGGTGATCTTTTGGCTTTGTTCATGGGCTTTAGTGGAGAAGACGAGGGAAAGCCAAACAATGATGAAGAAAAGCAGGCTGCCAAAGATTGCTGCACACCGCCGCTTGCTAGGCTGCTGCTGTCTGCTGCACCACATGTTTGCTACTGCTCGTGACTGCTTGCGGCTTCTTTGACGACCACTGCTGGCTGGGGTGACGGCTACTCACTGCTTGCTGGGATGATGGCTGCTCCCCGCTTGTTGCGACGACGGCTCTCTATTATGCCAATGGGATCCCAATCTTATGGAAACAACTTCGCTCAAAATTTGGCATAAGAATGAAAGGTGGCGGTGGTGTAGGCGTGGGTGGAAGGAAAGGCAGTTATGCTTCCATATCCAGAACTTCAACATCATTTATGGTGGCTGTAACTCTGTGCTCTGTGTCTATTGGAGATGGAGACAGCGTCGACTAAGCGAAAGATGCGAacgaggaggaagaaagagtAAATGAGCAGCGTTAAGCTTCAAGCTTGGAAGTTTAGCTTCGCAAAGTCAAAGGCGGAGCGGCCCGGGTGAACCGACTTGATTCTGGCCAGAGATCCTGCAGGTTTTCCGGTGAGGAATGGAGAGAGAGCATCAACACCAGTGGCGGAATCACGCCCGCGGTGCCCAGCTTTGAGTGAGTCTTGGAAGACGAGGACGAAGTGGAAGACTTTCTGACCAAGTTTCTGATATCGATGGCATGTGTATTGAAGCCACTCCAACAAGTCTTGATAAGCCTCCTCAGCAGCCTTACAAGCTGCTTCATCTTCATCGTTGTACCTAGTGGTCCACCCGTGTTCCACTTTTGGAAATATCTTCACACGGCTTTTGATCTCAGGTTTTGCAGCTAAAGCCTCCTCAAATTGTTTCACGACTTCAGGTGGAGACATATGATCAATCTCAGCGCCAAGTATTTGAGTGGGAACCTTAACCGCCTTGATATCATCCAGAGTGACAAATGCAGGATGACACATAGCAGCGGCTTGGATAAGGTCATGCTTTGAAAGTTCAACCACAACCTTGGCCCCGTAACAGAATCCTACAGCACCAACTGCAGAAATACCTTTACTTTTTAAAGTTTCAAGTAATGGTTTTGTATCTTCGAATGCTTTGTCCGGTTCATGATGTTTTATCCAGCCAGGGAGAGCGGCAAATCCTTCCTCTCCGAGTTCAAAAGGGTCTCCGTAAAAGAAGTCAGGGaccacaacaaaaaaaaagccaGCAGCTGCAAGTTTGTCTGCCATCTTCCTCAAGTTTGGAGCATCGTATCCAAAAATATCAGAGAGGAGAAGAACGGCGAGCTTGGAGTCAGGGGAGCCAACAAGATAGGTGTCGAGACCGCCGAACTTCTCGACGCGGCCGGAGCCACTCGATGGGTTCAGGGTTGGTGGTATGGCTACTCCGGGTGTGCGCACCATGTGCAGCAGATGGCCATG encodes:
- the LOC139195346 gene encoding endo-1,3;1,4-beta-D-glucanase-like produces the protein MVRTPGVAIPPTLNPSSGSGRVEKFGGLDTYLVGSPDSKLAVLLLSDIFGYDAPNLRKMADKLAAAGFFFVVVPDFFYGDPFELGEEGFAALPGWIKHHEPDKAFEDTKPLLETLKSKGISAVGAVGFCYGAKVVVELSKHDLIQAAAMCHPAFVTLDDIKAVKVPTQILGAEIDHMSPPEVVKQFEEALAAKPEIKSRVKIFPKVEHGWTTRYNDEDEAACKAAEEAYQDLLEWLQYTCHRYQKLGQKVFHFVLVFQDSLKAGHRGRDSATGVDALSPFLTGKPAGSLARIKSVHPGRSAFDFAKLNFQA